In the genome of Christensenella timonensis, one region contains:
- a CDS encoding response regulator transcription factor: MVDILVVEDEIPISNLISMNLRENGYCCDVANDGMKAADLIEENTYDLILLDIMLPHVSGYELMEYIRPLNVPVIFITAKNDVADRVKGLHLGADDYIVKPFEIVELLARVEAVLRRYNKGESRIGIGDVEINTQSRSVKKNGRQVDLTMKEYELLLLFIRNKNIALFRETIFERVWQSEYLGDTRTVDLHVQRLRKKLGWEKLIVAVYKVGYRLEV, encoded by the coding sequence GGGAAAACGGGTATTGTTGTGATGTTGCGAACGACGGGATGAAGGCCGCGGACTTGATCGAAGAAAACACCTATGACCTGATCCTTCTGGACATCATGCTGCCGCACGTCAGCGGGTATGAGCTGATGGAATATATCCGTCCGCTCAATGTACCCGTGATTTTTATTACGGCAAAAAATGACGTTGCCGACAGGGTCAAAGGGCTGCATTTAGGCGCGGACGACTACATCGTCAAGCCGTTTGAGATCGTGGAGCTTTTGGCGCGCGTGGAAGCCGTGCTGCGCCGGTATAATAAGGGTGAAAGCAGGATCGGGATCGGGGATGTGGAGATCAATACACAGTCGCGCAGCGTGAAAAAGAACGGGCGGCAGGTCGACCTGACGATGAAGGAATACGAGCTGCTTTTGTTGTTTATCCGTAATAAGAACATTGCACTTTTCAGGGAAACGATCTTTGAACGCGTTTGGCAGAGCGAATATTTGGGGGATACCCGTACGGTGGACCTGCACGTGCAGCGCCTGCGGAAAAAGCTGGGCTGGGAAAAGCTGATCGTGGCAGTCTATAAAGTGGGGTACAGGCTGGAAGTATAG
- a CDS encoding sensor histidine kinase, with protein MKFAWKVFLSTIIVIAIVFAIGGYVLITSSFNSALRRETDRALEENQLMKLAYESAAIPYEGTKLTDEAITIIASQLQNSGRRYIVLADEAYKEIFVSSSGDYVDQELLKNTDESRAYTITQEDGGYWITVSCKSTAGGRTVYLQTSRDILDIFTERTEQFRIYTRISILLLVAAAGVMWIVSMFLTRPLRRLSATTRRIAQGNYSERMKVTSNDEIGDFTRDFNLMTDAVEDKIYDLENAARQKEDFVASFAHELKTPLTSIIGYADMLRSRNMPPEEMFMAASYIFTEGKRLEALSLKLLELMVLNRNEFEKKRVNPRILIEELNGLMRPVMEKAGMQLRVAAQNAIVMLEPDLFKTLLVNLIDNAKKASEPGAAIELYGKIDGRDYIFCVKDHGRGIPPEEIRKITEAFYMVDKSRARAQNGAGLGLALSERIASLHGTRLEFRSIVGTGTIVCVRVRRARRPKRI; from the coding sequence ATGAAATTTGCATGGAAGGTCTTTTTATCGACGATCATCGTAATCGCCATTGTTTTTGCGATCGGCGGTTATGTTTTGATTACGTCTTCTTTCAATTCGGCCCTCCGGCGTGAGACTGACCGTGCCCTGGAAGAAAACCAACTGATGAAGCTTGCGTACGAAAGCGCGGCGATCCCCTATGAAGGGACGAAGCTGACGGACGAAGCGATCACCATCATTGCCTCGCAGCTGCAAAACAGCGGACGGCGTTACATCGTGCTCGCGGACGAAGCCTACAAGGAAATTTTTGTCAGTTCTTCGGGCGATTATGTAGACCAGGAGCTGCTTAAAAATACGGACGAAAGCCGCGCCTATACGATCACGCAAGAGGATGGCGGTTACTGGATTACGGTCAGTTGCAAATCGACCGCGGGCGGGCGGACGGTCTATTTGCAGACTTCGCGGGATATCCTGGACATTTTTACGGAACGTACCGAGCAATTCAGGATCTATACCCGGATCAGCATTTTACTGCTTGTGGCGGCGGCAGGCGTGATGTGGATCGTTTCCATGTTCCTGACGCGTCCGCTTAGGAGGCTTTCCGCGACGACGCGCCGGATCGCGCAGGGGAATTACAGCGAACGGATGAAGGTGACGAGCAACGACGAGATTGGGGATTTTACGCGCGATTTCAATTTGATGACGGACGCGGTGGAGGATAAGATTTACGATCTGGAAAACGCCGCCCGGCAAAAAGAAGATTTTGTCGCCAGCTTTGCGCATGAACTGAAAACGCCGCTGACCTCCATTATCGGATACGCGGATATGTTGCGTTCGCGCAACATGCCGCCCGAAGAAATGTTCATGGCGGCGAGTTATATTTTTACCGAAGGCAAGCGCTTAGAAGCGCTTTCGCTCAAGCTTCTGGAGCTGATGGTTTTAAACCGCAATGAGTTTGAAAAAAAACGCGTCAACCCCCGTATCCTGATCGAAGAGCTTAACGGGCTGATGCGTCCGGTGATGGAAAAGGCGGGGATGCAACTGCGGGTAGCGGCACAGAACGCGATCGTGATGCTGGAGCCCGACCTTTTTAAGACACTGCTTGTAAACCTGATCGACAATGCGAAAAAAGCATCCGAACCGGGAGCCGCGATCGAGCTTTACGGAAAGATCGACGGGCGCGATTATATCTTTTGCGTAAAGGATCACGGACGGGGGATACCCCCGGAGGAGATACGCAAGATCACGGAAGCGTTTTATATGGTGGACAAAAGCCGTGCGCGCGCGCAAAACGGCGCGGGGCTGGGGCTTGCGCTTTCGGAAAGAATCGCCTCGTTGCACGGGACGCGGCTGGAATTCAGGAGCATTGTCGGGACAGGTACGATCGTTTGCGTACGTGTGCGGCGGGCGAGGAGGCCAAAGCGGATATGA
- a CDS encoding M15 family metallopeptidase, which translates to MRLVQPYEHTAGRRHRRATKRFGVFLVVASLIVMGVFFLLHAFPLDIGKAADAPDHSHIMTGEAQKALQTFSDNPVLPDPGSDADVTGNATVPVSAGNTSDPYLVLVNWDHPVTSERPNNLAVLNDIFGDEVELEDGNGSINKAAGEAARQMFLAARSEGVGKYKISGAYRSVAYQSQLWQAQLKQNPSYGRDPYTTPVRAMPGNASEHSTGLAVDILSAHDDEADDGYGDTAEGKWLAANAWKYGFILRYPKDKENITGVIYEPWHYRYVGKRAAKEIHESGLCLEEYLK; encoded by the coding sequence ATGCGTTTGGTACAACCGTATGAGCATACAGCCGGAAGGCGTCACAGGCGGGCGACAAAACGGTTTGGGGTATTTCTGGTTGTTGCGTCGCTCATCGTTATGGGAGTATTCTTTTTATTGCATGCCTTTCCGCTGGATATTGGAAAAGCGGCGGATGCTCCCGACCACTCCCATATTATGACCGGGGAAGCCCAAAAGGCACTGCAAACGTTTTCAGATAACCCGGTGCTGCCGGATCCCGGCAGCGATGCGGACGTGACAGGCAACGCAACGGTGCCTGTCAGTGCGGGAAATACAAGCGACCCGTATCTGGTATTGGTCAACTGGGATCATCCGGTGACAAGCGAGAGGCCGAACAACCTGGCTGTGTTAAATGATATTTTTGGCGACGAGGTCGAGCTGGAAGACGGAAATGGTTCCATCAATAAGGCGGCAGGGGAAGCCGCCCGGCAGATGTTTTTGGCCGCGCGAAGCGAAGGCGTGGGCAAGTATAAGATCAGCGGGGCATACCGTTCGGTAGCCTACCAGAGCCAGCTCTGGCAGGCACAGTTAAAACAAAACCCGTCTTACGGCCGGGATCCATATACGACCCCTGTCCGCGCAATGCCGGGCAATGCAAGCGAACATTCCACAGGGCTTGCGGTAGACATCCTGTCCGCGCATGACGATGAAGCGGACGATGGTTATGGGGATACGGCAGAAGGGAAGTGGCTGGCGGCAAATGCGTGGAAATACGGATTCATCCTCCGCTACCCAAAGGATAAGGAAAACATCACCGGCGTGATCTATGAGCCGTGGCATTACCGTTATGTGGGAAAGCGGGCGGCAAAGGAGATCCATGAATCCGGATTGTGCCTGGAAGAATATTTGAAATGA
- a CDS encoding cupin domain-containing protein produces the protein MNIGEKIKIRRQSLGLTQSELADRAELSKGFISQLERDLTSPSIATLTDILECLGTDLQEFFNEREEEKVAFSPADLFEKEEEDKSILWLVPNAQKNKMEPILLRLKAGAMTETDNPHEGEEFGYVLSGTITLVLGMKRHKIRKGGSFYFKTSVPHHIENSGKKDAEVVWVSTPPMF, from the coding sequence ATGAATATTGGTGAAAAAATCAAAATCAGGCGGCAAAGCCTGGGGCTGACGCAAAGCGAGCTTGCGGATCGCGCAGAGCTTTCCAAAGGGTTCATTTCGCAGCTTGAGCGGGACTTGACATCGCCTTCCATCGCGACACTGACGGATATCCTGGAATGTTTGGGCACAGACCTGCAGGAATTTTTCAATGAGCGGGAGGAGGAAAAGGTCGCCTTTTCCCCTGCGGACTTGTTTGAAAAGGAAGAAGAGGACAAGAGTATCCTCTGGCTGGTACCAAACGCCCAGAAAAACAAGATGGAACCGATTTTGCTGCGCTTAAAAGCGGGAGCAATGACTGAAACAGACAATCCGCATGAGGGCGAGGAGTTCGGCTATGTGCTCAGCGGCACGATTACGCTTGTGCTGGGCATGAAGCGGCATAAGATCAGGAAAGGCGGCAGCTTTTACTTTAAAACAAGCGTGCCGCACCATATCGAGAACAGCGGGAAAAAAGATGCGGAGGTGGTGTGGGTGTCCACGCCGCCGATGTTTTAA
- a CDS encoding ABC transporter ATP-binding protein: MSEHIIDFINVYKEFDGVEVLSNINLYIKQNEFLTLLGPSGCGKTTLLRIIAGFEEPTRGDVHLFGESIKGLPPYKRRVNTVFQKYALFPHLNVFDNIAFGLKIKKTDKQAIKKKVGDMLKLVGLAGYGDRDIAKLSGGQQQRVAIARALVNEPEVLLLDEPLGALDLKFRQEMQLELKRMQKSLGITFVYVTHDQEEALTMSDAIAVMNDGVIQQLGPPEQIYNEPRNSFVADFIGESNIISGIMKRDYFVHFANTDFECLDRGFNENEPVQVVVRPEDINITKKITDDMIVGKVSSVLFMGVHYEIRVDGDNGFEWLIHSTDFYDVGDRVGFALEPDDIHVMEVSQYDKMRIDDVAGAVQ; encoded by the coding sequence ATGTCTGAGCATATCATTGATTTTATCAACGTGTATAAAGAATTTGATGGGGTAGAGGTTCTTTCTAACATCAATTTGTATATCAAACAGAACGAGTTTTTGACGCTCCTGGGGCCGTCCGGCTGCGGTAAAACGACGCTGCTGCGCATTATTGCAGGCTTTGAAGAACCCACGCGCGGCGACGTGCACCTGTTCGGCGAAAGCATCAAAGGCCTGCCGCCGTATAAGCGGCGCGTCAATACCGTGTTCCAGAAATATGCCTTGTTCCCGCACCTCAATGTTTTTGACAACATCGCCTTTGGGCTCAAGATCAAGAAAACGGATAAGCAGGCGATCAAAAAGAAGGTAGGCGATATGCTGAAGCTCGTCGGCCTTGCAGGTTATGGCGACCGGGATATCGCAAAGCTCTCGGGCGGGCAGCAGCAGCGCGTGGCGATCGCGCGGGCGCTGGTGAACGAGCCGGAGGTGCTTTTATTGGACGAGCCTTTGGGTGCGCTGGACTTAAAGTTCCGCCAGGAGATGCAGCTTGAGTTAAAGCGTATGCAGAAATCCTTAGGGATCACCTTTGTATATGTGACGCACGACCAGGAAGAGGCGCTCACGATGAGCGATGCGATCGCCGTCATGAACGACGGTGTGATCCAGCAGCTGGGGCCGCCGGAGCAGATTTACAACGAACCGCGCAATTCGTTTGTGGCGGACTTCATCGGGGAATCCAACATCATCAGCGGCATCATGAAGCGCGATTATTTTGTGCATTTTGCCAATACGGATTTTGAATGCCTGGACCGCGGGTTCAATGAAAATGAGCCGGTGCAGGTGGTGGTGCGCCCGGAGGATATCAACATCACCAAAAAAATCACGGACGATATGATCGTGGGCAAGGTCTCGTCGGTACTGTTCATGGGCGTGCATTATGAAATCCGCGTAGATGGGGACAATGGTTTTGAGTGGCTCATCCATTCCACGGACTTTTACGATGTGGGCGACCGCGTGGGCTTTGCATTGGAACCGGACGACATCCACGTCATGGAAGTGAGCCAGTATGACAAGATGCGTATTGACGATGTGGCGGGGGCGGTACAATGA
- a CDS encoding ABC transporter permease yields the protein MKTKHGQITNTLQSRKVFALPYVAWIAVFTVAPLILILLYAFTTTGSGGVMVLTAENIQRAFSPLYMTVFWRSVWMALLATAVCLLLGYPVAYILSRMKESTAAVVSILFILPMWMNFLLRTYAWRALLDNAGIINQGLMALGLPPVQFLYTSGAIIFGLVYNFLPFMILPIYSIFQKMDTSCIQAAQDLGANKWQTFWRVTLPLSKGGIISGVTMVFMPAMTTFVITRLLGGSHFMMYGDLIEMQFLLLSEWNFGSALAVVMMILTILFMWLMRKYDKEGDGSALM from the coding sequence ATGAAGACAAAGCACGGACAGATTACAAATACACTGCAATCCCGCAAGGTGTTTGCACTGCCATATGTGGCGTGGATCGCGGTCTTTACGGTCGCGCCGCTGATCCTGATCCTGTTGTATGCGTTTACGACAACCGGGTCGGGCGGGGTCATGGTACTGACTGCGGAGAATATCCAGCGGGCGTTCTCCCCGCTTTATATGACTGTTTTTTGGCGCAGCGTATGGATGGCGCTGCTGGCGACGGCGGTATGCCTTCTTTTGGGATACCCGGTGGCCTACATCCTGTCGCGTATGAAGGAAAGCACGGCGGCTGTCGTTTCGATCCTGTTCATATTGCCCATGTGGATGAATTTTTTGCTGCGCACATATGCGTGGCGCGCGCTGCTTGATAATGCAGGGATCATCAACCAGGGCCTGATGGCGCTGGGGCTGCCGCCGGTACAATTTTTATATACGTCGGGAGCGATCATTTTCGGGCTGGTATACAATTTCCTGCCGTTCATGATCCTGCCCATCTATTCGATCTTCCAGAAGATGGATACCTCGTGCATCCAGGCGGCGCAAGACTTGGGTGCGAATAAATGGCAAACGTTCTGGCGCGTGACGCTGCCGCTCTCAAAAGGCGGCATCATTTCCGGCGTGACAATGGTGTTCATGCCCGCAATGACGACATTCGTCATCACGCGGCTTTTGGGCGGCAGCCATTTTATGATGTACGGCGACCTGATCGAGATGCAGTTCCTGCTGCTTTCGGAATGGAATTTCGGCAGCGCCCTTGCGGTCGTGATGATGATCCTCACGATATTGTTCATGTGGCTGATGCGCAAATACGACAAGGAAGGGGACGGCAGCGCCCTCATGTAG
- a CDS encoding ABC transporter permease: MISMAKFFKRFYLAIILLFMYLPIGALIIFSFNESKSMAKWTGFSLHWYEQLFSDPTIAEAVWVTISIAIIASIAATLIGTLAAIGMDNFRKKNRNVMINLTYIPMVNAEIVTGISLLLLFIFFNIPRGYWTMLLAHITFDIPFVIFSVLPKLRQMDPGTYEAALDMGAKPGYAVRKVILPQIAPGIVTGFLLAFTMSFDDFMISFFTSQGTTQNLSTYIYSMARVGINPMINALSAIMFVVVITLLLVINLRSLKKTKKTPNVESFR, translated from the coding sequence ATGATAAGTATGGCGAAATTTTTTAAACGGTTCTATCTGGCAATCATATTGTTGTTCATGTACCTGCCCATTGGCGCGCTCATCATCTTTTCGTTCAACGAGTCAAAATCCATGGCAAAGTGGACGGGCTTTTCACTGCACTGGTACGAGCAGCTGTTCTCCGACCCGACGATCGCCGAGGCGGTCTGGGTAACGATATCCATTGCCATCATTGCTTCCATAGCGGCGACGCTCATCGGTACGCTGGCAGCGATCGGCATGGATAATTTTCGCAAGAAAAACAGGAATGTGATGATCAACCTGACATACATCCCCATGGTCAACGCGGAGATCGTGACAGGTATCTCGCTGCTTCTGCTGTTCATCTTTTTCAACATCCCGCGCGGGTATTGGACGATGTTGCTTGCACATATCACCTTTGATATCCCGTTCGTCATTTTCTCAGTGCTGCCCAAGCTGCGGCAGATGGATCCGGGAACGTACGAGGCGGCGCTCGATATGGGCGCAAAGCCGGGATATGCTGTGCGCAAGGTGATCCTGCCGCAGATCGCGCCGGGGATCGTGACAGGCTTCTTGCTGGCATTCACGATGTCGTTCGACGATTTCATGATCAGCTTTTTTACCTCGCAGGGAACGACGCAGAACTTATCCACGTACATTTACAGTATGGCGCGCGTAGGTATCAACCCCATGATCAACGCGCTTTCCGCGATTATGTTCGTGGTCGTGATCACGCTGCTGCTGGTCATCAACCTGCGCTCGTTGAAGAAAACGAAAAAGACGCCAAATGTGGAAAGCTTTCGATAA
- a CDS encoding ABC transporter substrate-binding protein has translation MKKIICLILIAAMAAIGPIGCSSGEDAGGRTVVNFLNWGDYIDPEVIPMFEAENPDIKVNMTTVPSNEEMYVIATTEGTQIDIVVPSEYMIQRLMLEDRLAEIDHSKMENYQYVEDFVKTCTYDPDGTYSLPYTWGTFGILYNIAMTGEEIDSWDALFDPKYKNQILMYDSIRDSIGLALIKLGYSVNTRDPEKLEEAADLLVAQKPLVLAYGTDDLRMTMTNGSAALAPMYAGDAAYSMADNEDLRYVVPKEGANIFVDGMCILKTTDAYDASLRFLDFMMRPDIAALNAEYTGYSTPEDAALELVDPELLDNYAFNPPKEDLEHCEYYEYLPKEILRLYEDAWMKVKIA, from the coding sequence ATGAAGAAGATAATTTGTTTGATTTTAATAGCGGCTATGGCGGCCATTGGGCCCATCGGCTGTTCTTCCGGTGAAGACGCCGGTGGGCGGACGGTCGTTAATTTCCTCAACTGGGGGGATTATATCGACCCGGAGGTGATCCCCATGTTTGAGGCGGAAAACCCGGATATCAAGGTCAATATGACGACGGTGCCCTCAAACGAGGAAATGTATGTGATCGCGACCACGGAAGGGACGCAGATCGACATCGTTGTGCCGTCCGAATATATGATCCAGCGGCTGATGCTGGAAGACCGTCTCGCGGAGATCGACCATTCCAAGATGGAAAATTACCAGTATGTGGAAGACTTTGTCAAAACGTGTACCTATGACCCGGATGGGACATATTCCCTGCCATATACCTGGGGGACGTTTGGGATACTCTATAATATCGCGATGACAGGCGAGGAGATCGACAGCTGGGACGCGCTGTTTGATCCCAAATACAAAAACCAGATACTGATGTACGACAGCATCCGAGACAGCATTGGGCTGGCGCTCATTAAGCTGGGCTATAGCGTGAATACGCGTGACCCGGAAAAGCTTGAAGAAGCTGCGGATTTGCTCGTTGCGCAAAAGCCGCTGGTGCTGGCGTACGGGACGGACGACCTGCGGATGACCATGACGAACGGCAGCGCGGCGCTCGCGCCCATGTATGCGGGCGACGCGGCATATTCCATGGCGGACAACGAGGACTTGCGTTATGTGGTTCCCAAAGAAGGGGCGAATATTTTTGTGGACGGCATGTGTATTCTCAAAACGACGGATGCTTACGACGCGTCCCTGCGCTTTCTCGATTTTATGATGCGGCCGGACATTGCGGCCCTGAACGCCGAATATACGGGGTATTCCACGCCGGAGGACGCGGCGCTTGAGCTGGTGGATCCGGAGCTTTTGGATAATTACGCGTTCAATCCGCCCAAGGAAGACCTTGAGCATTGCGAATATTATGAATACCTGCCCAAAGAAATCCTGCGGCTGTACGAGGACGCATGGATGAAGGTAAAGATCGCATAA
- a CDS encoding cytidylate kinase-like family protein, with product MKNDIIITISRQFASGGRSIGRQVADSLSLPYYDKELITLAAKESGYGEEFFENIEEKANNKFLYYLSSGFGNVSSWGTDIALDDKLFLIQADVIRSVAAKGSCVIVGRCADYVLNNNPNCINIFIYSDIDHRIDRAKNDYHLDAPNLKDAILKSDKKRATYYNYYTDMKWGQMENYHLLLNSDSIGIENSVELIKRYVQLRQQNR from the coding sequence ATGAAAAACGATATCATCATCACCATCTCAAGACAATTTGCCAGCGGCGGGCGCTCCATCGGCAGACAGGTTGCGGATTCGCTCTCCCTTCCCTATTACGACAAAGAACTGATCACCCTTGCAGCCAAGGAAAGCGGGTACGGCGAGGAATTCTTTGAGAATATCGAAGAGAAAGCAAACAATAAATTTTTATATTATCTTTCCTCCGGGTTCGGCAACGTATCCTCCTGGGGAACGGATATTGCGCTCGACGACAAGCTGTTTTTGATCCAGGCCGACGTCATCCGCAGTGTTGCCGCCAAGGGCTCCTGCGTCATTGTAGGGCGGTGTGCGGATTATGTACTCAACAACAACCCGAATTGCATTAACATCTTTATTTATTCGGATATCGACCACCGCATCGACCGCGCGAAAAACGACTATCATCTGGATGCGCCCAACTTAAAGGACGCTATCCTGAAATCCGATAAAAAAAGGGCGACTTATTACAATTATTATACTGATATGAAGTGGGGCCAGATGGAAAACTACCACCTGCTTTTAAACAGCGACAGTATCGGTATCGAAAATTCCGTCGAGCTGATCAAACGCTATGTGCAGCTGCGGCAGCAAAACAGGTAA
- a CDS encoding MATE family efflux transporter, translated as MGEIKENKMGVMPIKKLLVTMSLPIMISMLVQALYNVVDSVFVGQYSENAFAAVSLAFPVQMLIIAVAVGTGVGMNSLVSRRLGEKKFEDANAGVSTGIFLGMISWAAFVVFGLFFSRVFFEAFTAGMDGGAEIAEMGTQYISICSIFSFGVFIQIMCERIMQSTGVTIYNMVTQITGAAINIILDPILIFGLGPFPEMGAAGAAIATVVGQIVAMCLCLYFTNTKIKEVKIKLRGFRPQKRIVGEIYKVGVPSIIMQAITSVMIVGFNFILVGFSAAAVSVLGAYFKLQSFIFLPVLGLTNGLIPIVAYNYGARHKQRIIDVIRFATILAVIIMIIGMLVFQLFPDALLMMFNATEAMLKIGANALRIISLCFAFAGVGIVFSSVFQAVGNGMLSMIVSLCRQLVVILPVAYLLSLLGDVNDVWYAFPIAECVSLILSIIFYRYVYRKYLKDLNNPLAEVPGM; from the coding sequence ATGGGGGAAATCAAAGAGAATAAAATGGGCGTCATGCCCATCAAGAAATTATTGGTCACGATGTCGCTGCCCATCATGATCTCCATGTTGGTGCAGGCGTTATATAATGTTGTGGATAGCGTTTTTGTAGGGCAGTACAGCGAAAATGCTTTTGCGGCGGTGTCGCTTGCATTCCCGGTGCAGATGCTTATCATTGCCGTAGCGGTCGGGACAGGCGTGGGTATGAATTCGCTGGTTTCGCGCCGGCTGGGGGAAAAGAAATTCGAGGATGCGAACGCAGGCGTTTCGACGGGAATTTTTTTAGGAATGATAAGCTGGGCCGCTTTTGTGGTGTTCGGGCTGTTCTTTTCGCGTGTGTTTTTTGAGGCGTTTACTGCGGGGATGGACGGCGGCGCGGAGATCGCGGAAATGGGTACGCAATATATTTCGATCTGCTCCATTTTTTCTTTCGGCGTATTTATCCAGATCATGTGCGAACGTATTATGCAATCTACGGGTGTTACGATCTACAATATGGTTACGCAAATCACGGGGGCGGCCATCAACATCATACTTGACCCGATTTTGATATTCGGCCTCGGGCCTTTCCCGGAGATGGGTGCGGCGGGCGCTGCTATCGCCACCGTAGTCGGCCAGATCGTAGCCATGTGCCTGTGCCTGTATTTTACCAATACAAAAATTAAGGAAGTAAAAATCAAGCTGCGCGGATTCCGGCCCCAAAAGAGGATCGTGGGCGAGATATACAAGGTAGGCGTGCCCTCCATCATCATGCAGGCGATCACCTCTGTCATGATCGTGGGTTTCAATTTTATCCTCGTTGGTTTTTCAGCGGCGGCGGTCTCCGTATTGGGTGCGTATTTCAAGCTGCAGTCGTTTATCTTCCTGCCGGTACTGGGTCTTACCAACGGACTGATACCGATCGTTGCCTACAATTACGGCGCGCGGCATAAGCAAAGGATCATAGATGTGATACGGTTCGCGACGATCCTTGCCGTCATCATCATGATCATCGGCATGTTGGTCTTCCAACTGTTCCCGGATGCGCTGCTTATGATGTTCAACGCGACTGAGGCTATGCTTAAGATTGGCGCCAATGCGCTGCGGATTATTAGCCTCTGCTTCGCGTTTGCGGGTGTGGGCATCGTGTTTTCCTCGGTGTTCCAGGCAGTCGGCAACGGAATGCTGAGCATGATCGTATCGCTGTGCCGACAGCTGGTTGTGATCCTGCCGGTGGCGTATCTGCTTTCCCTGCTGGGCGACGTGAACGATGTGTGGTACGCTTTCCCCATAGCGGAATGTGTGTCGCTTATATTGAGTATCATATTCTACCGCTACGTGTATAGAAAATATCTCAAAGACTTAAACAATCCGCTGGCGGAAGTGCCGGGGATGTAG
- a CDS encoding aminopeptidase produces MVDERIKQLCHTLVNYSCGVKKGDKVLVDVSGCDDELTEELIREVYAAGGLPYFDTPHNRVQRQWLMKATKEQIEDITKWGSARMKEMQAYIAFRGGDNATEMADVPADKMELYQSIYSKQVHHELRVKKTNWVILRYPTPSMAQQAGMSTEAFEDFYFDVCNLDYGKMSKAMDPLAALMDKTDKVHIKGPDTDITFSIKGIGSVKCDGHMNVPDGEVYTAPVKDSVNGRITYNTPSFHQGFKFENVSLLFRDGKIIEATSNDNERINKIFDTDEGARYVGEFSFGLNPYINQSMGDILFDEKIAGSMHFTPGSCYDDAYNGNESAVHWDLVLVQTPEMGGGEIWFDDVLIRKDGTFVPDELKGLNPENLK; encoded by the coding sequence ATGGTAGATGAAAGAATCAAACAATTATGCCATACGCTGGTGAATTATTCGTGCGGCGTGAAAAAAGGCGATAAGGTGCTGGTCGATGTTTCCGGCTGTGACGACGAACTCACGGAAGAATTGATCAGGGAAGTATATGCGGCAGGTGGATTGCCGTACTTTGATACGCCGCATAACAGGGTGCAGCGTCAGTGGCTGATGAAGGCGACCAAAGAACAGATCGAGGATATTACCAAATGGGGCAGCGCGCGTATGAAGGAAATGCAGGCGTATATTGCTTTCCGCGGCGGGGACAATGCAACGGAAATGGCGGACGTCCCTGCGGATAAGATGGAGCTTTACCAGTCGATTTATTCCAAACAGGTGCACCACGAGCTGCGCGTGAAGAAGACCAACTGGGTGATCCTGCGTTATCCTACCCCTTCCATGGCACAGCAGGCGGGAATGAGCACGGAAGCGTTTGAGGATTTCTATTTTGACGTGTGCAACCTGGACTATGGCAAAATGTCCAAGGCCATGGATCCGCTTGCGGCACTAATGGATAAAACGGATAAGGTCCATATCAAAGGGCCGGATACCGACATTACATTCTCGATCAAAGGCATCGGTTCTGTGAAATGCGACGGGCATATGAATGTGCCGGACGGGGAGGTGTATACGGCGCCGGTCAAAGACAGCGTCAATGGGCGTATCACCTACAATACGCCATCCTTTCACCAGGGTTTTAAGTTTGAAAACGTAAGCCTGTTGTTTAGGGACGGAAAGATTATCGAGGCCACGAGCAACGACAATGAGCGGATCAACAAAATATTCGACACAGATGAAGGCGCGCGTTACGTTGGTGAGTTCTCGTTTGGGCTGAACCCCTACATCAACCAATCCATGGGAGATATCCTGTTCGACGAAAAGATCGCTGGTTCCATGCATTTTACGCCGGGCAGCTGTTATGACGATGCGTACAATGGAAATGAAAGTGCGGTACATTGGGATCTGGTACTCGTCCAGACGCCGGAAATGGGCGGCGGCGAGATTTGGTTCGACGACGTCCTCATTCGTAAAGATGGGACGTTCGTGCCAGATGAACTGAAAGGCTTGAATCCTGAAAACCTGAAATAA